The window AGCACCAGATAGTTAAAACCTTTACTTTTTATATTAACACAGTATTAATATTTTAGATGTAAGAAAAATATACGATCAAGTATATCAACACTATATATTTTAGGTGTAAAAGAACTACACTTtcgttattttatataaattttttattattttccccTTAGAACTTCATTCCATAGCAAAGGCCAACAAATCACCTTAATATATGTATATGCTGACTTACAGAGTGATCTTTATTAGGTGGCCCGGACAAAATGAATGGATGACAATAGATGAAACCAACGACATACTGTACTCACTGTGAGTACAATTGTTATATCGTTTATAGCTTAAAGTTAGCACACTTTGATACTCTTATATATCTCTTACATCAGACATCTCTCTGAGTATAATTAAGGTCAAACATACTATGATGCTCTCACATATCCAATAATCTTATACAATTATTTATAGTTTGTGTATTCTAATATCCTCATGTATCTCCATGCATCTAACACTACTTATACTGTCGTttcaaattaaatcaccaaaataatCCCCTATGTCTCATGCATCTAGTACTCCCCACACAAATGGTTTAAGTTCATATGTCTCAATGCTTTTGTTAGTTTAGTATGCTTGACACCTCCATATATAAGCTACTAAAATTTACATGTCATGACACCCTCGTATGTCTCATGTATTTAAAATGCTATATGTGTGTGGTTCATACAGACATGGATCGTGTCTTCGCACATCACTCGTAAGACAACATAAGCAATTCAAGTAGACACTGTTTAATAACCTCACACATCTCTCACTCGACACTTATATGCAAACAAGTCGATATATCTCGATGCGCTCATGCATGTCATATATTTGACATCATGAATCTGACACCTTCTACCTAGCACATAATGAATTTGACACCTTCTACTTGGAGAATTAATGTTGGCACGCTCTAATGCTCTGACGCCTCTTCTAACTTTGATACTCCATTGTATTAATTCCAGTACGTACTGCAAAAAATAAGAGACACGCTGACAGCGTGGAATGCTTGACTTCTCTGATGATCATCTCCAAACGCACCTAAAAGTGATACATCCAAATTCAACATCAGGACCTTGAAAACAAATGCTCGGATTCGATGCCTCGCCGATTCGTACAGGAAACTGGAGGATTTATTAAATCTCAGCCGTCCATCAGTCCCTCATCTTGAATGCCAACCATTCACTAACGCATCAAGCCATCTTGCACGAATTGGAGAGCACCTATGCTTGCCATGCCTTAAAAGCATGCAGGGAAGAGCAGGGGTCGTGGGTCCCATTTCAGGCATCTTGAACACTCgttttccttcttcctttctcgtTCTCCGACATCCGTGGATCCATCCCCTGGATCCAGTCCCAAGGACATTTCGCCAACAACCTCTTCGGTCTCGTTCGCCTCTTCTTGCGGTGATCGAGATCCAAGAACCGATCTCGTCGGGTCCGTTTCTTGCTTCGACCCACTTTCTTCGATCGGTTTCTTTCGAACCCCAGGAGATTTGAAGGGTTCGAGATCGATGGCCGAGAGCGATCATGCTGCGCAGAAGGACACCGAGGCAGCGGGAACGAAGGTCGATGAGGATCGGACCATGCGTGAGGAGCAGCGGTTCCCCGAGGACCCATCTATTTCGCACGGCGCCGAGCGGCCGAGCTGCTCGGTCGATGATTTTTGCATTGGCGGCACATCAGAAGAGGCCGAGAACGTCGAGTCGTCATTGATCCGTGGGGAAGGATTGGGCAGGGATGCCGCCACCGAGCCGGAGAGGCAGAGATCTCCCTACTTTCGCCAGAGGAGTGCCGTCCCTGGTGCCGAAGGCAACTCGATTGGTAAAAAGTACGTTCCATTCGACGTGGTGAACGGTCTGCACACAACCCAGTCGATGTTGAAGCTCGAAGAAGTAGAAAGGGCTGCGGAGAGCTCCGTTTCCAAGGTCGTTGTGCTCAAGACATTGTTTTATATTTTGGTCTGGTACACATTCAGCACTTGCTTGACATTGTGAGTGTTTAGATATTTCGAGTTGCACGTTCTTTATATGACAGCCATAATTGATTGTGATTGCTGATCATGTATAGTTTATTTTTGGTTTGTTTCTCTCGATATAGGTACAATAAGACGCTATTAGGTCATAAATTAGGGAAGTTTCCAGCACCATTATTGATGAATGCATTTCATTTCACACTTCAAGCTGTTTTATCAAAAATTGTTGGGTGCATCCAGTCTCGGGGAGCTGATGTTGGCATTACAATGACATGGAAGGATTACTTCATTAGAGGTAGCTGTCTCACCATTAATTTCTTTTATCCTGTCAGTGAAGCTTTACTTTTCTAGAGAGAGGTTGATACAAGTCACCCTTGTGAGAACTTTGAATTGGAAATACTTGTACAAATCTCGTAGTGATGTTTGGAATCTAACTCTTGCCTAGCAGAAGTTATTTATGATTCGGTGGGTTAACAAGGAATTTAGGGGCCACCAATAATGATTCACTATGTGTACCCATGTAAGAGTTTATTCTACAGATCATCTCAATTAATTTCAATTGAACTGGGACTTTGTAAACAACTTCCTCCAATTTATTGGCAAATTCAAGGGCTTTTGCTTCTAGAATTTAAAATTCTGTGAAATGTCTCATGTACTTGTTCAATCATAGTTAACTGAGTTTATTATATTGCAGTAGTTAACGAGTTAAATGAGTTTGCACGAGGTTGTATAATGGAGTAGCAACATAACGATAGAAGTTAACAAGTTAAATGAGTTTCCAATCACTGTTTGCACTAGCAATAAATGAACTCCTAGACTTTGTTAAAGATAGAATCTCGTCATGTGTTACTTAGAACTTCATATCAAGGTTCGCTGTATCGTACCGtatcggcgtttcgacccgggctcggtacggtatggtaccggtgtaccgggcggtacatcaggatgtaccgaataattttttttttattttatactgtagcaatgctacagtatagtactgtagtactgtagcggtaccgaacggtccgcataccgataacctgtcagaccggtatataccgcccggtatggggtgGTACGCTTTGGTACTACAGACCTTGCTTCATACTACTATTGTATGGAAAGGTAGAAGATCAAAGAAAACTTGTTTAGAAAAGTTAATATTACAATACCAATTATCAAAGCAATATAATCATAAGTAGTGCTTCATCGAGGGAAATCATCTGAGTTGGTTAGAACTTGAAACAAaatcttgttattgttgttgcgTAATGTAGGAAGGATATAAATTAACAAAAGGGCAATGTTGAGAAATAAAAGACAAGTATATTAATAGAATTAATATTAGATGATAATTTAATAATAGAATAATTATAGTGACTAGTAGATCCTTTCCTTTATGGTTACTGTAGGGCTACATAACTCATTTAACCATGCATGCCTGACTGGGCATGCTGAGCTACATCTTCATTTTAGAAAATTCTGTGTACTAATGCTAGACAAGGATTATTCATTTTGGAAAATTGTGTACTAATGATGGATAAGGGTTATTTTTCTGCAGTTGTGCCAACAGCTCTTGGAACTGCTCTTGACATAAACTTGAGCAATGCTTCTCTTGTTTTCGTATCCGTGACATTTGCCACAATGGTCTGTTTCTTCCCAGAGAACCTTGTCGATTCTATTGTTTTCTGATACAGGCTTCTAGAGCTCCTGAGATTTTGACATTGTTCTGCTTGTGATGATATCATGCAGTGTAAATCTGCCTCTCCAGTTTTTCTTCTACTGTTTGCTTTTGCATTTAGGTAATTCTTAATATTCTATAATACTTGAGTAGTTTCTTGGTCCCCCTTTTCTCTGTTACTATATCAATATTTGTGCATATGCGATGCATAAATGTAATTTTTAGAATTTTTATTTCTCACTTCAAAAAATGTAGCTATATGACTTTTGTAATCAAGAAGCTAATACCATTTGTCCAGAAATATTTTGTACATTTAACTTATTCCAAGAAATGGAGTGCAGGTTGACTTTACAGGTTCCAGTGATGCATATGAGATACTAGTCATCAACTTAAGTCCAATTATAGAAAAGCCTCATGATGACATATTGTGGTCCTAGAATCAGAaacaagtaaaatattttttaaaaaaattaagattgacaaatctttttctttgtatttttgGTGTAAGATTAGATACATACAATATTCTATGGCTTTATCTTGATATGTAACAAAGTTTTTTTCTATAAGTATGATGGCATTCACCTACTATAATGACATTTATGTGTTGCTGACCCTTTTTTACCGCATACTTGCTTAATATCATTCTAAATATTCCATTTACTTAAGGTTGGAGACTCCTAGTTACAAGCTTTTGGGCATCATATTGATCATTTCCTTTGGAGTTCTGTTAACAGGTATATTTAACTTTAATGTCATCATCATCTTTTGTCAGAAAATTAGTTATTATCTGAGTTCTTTTTTAATTGCAAAGATGAGAAGAGCTTATATACTCAACAGGTTTCTGCAAATATGTAATTCACTAGTGTTAGCGGTGCATATAATTATCCAACATGGTTGTTTATGCATTCTTCCGTAATGCTATATCAAGAAAAAATTTGCTAAATCGTTATTCAGTTAATCACATTTTGAATCCCTATGTTGTCCAGACTCCAAAGTTTGTTGATTGTTAAAGAAATGTATGATATCTCATTGTTGAAGGccaaaactatatatataagTATGACAAATATGAGAAGTCAAACCAATATAGCTATAAATTGTAGTCAAAAGAAGGTGTCAGCGAAGCTGGTAAAGACCTTGACAGTTTATCGCAAGGTCCTGGACTCTTCGTCACTTACCCTTTGCCAAAAAAAATGAAAGCATAACTTATGGAATGATTTGTAATTCATGTAATGTCAATAATTCTCCAGATGCATTTTCATTCTTGTGCAGACTGTAAGCAGCAACATAGTTATATGTGGCTCCATAATGTTATTTCATTGCTTAAACATAATGTTAATGTTTAAGCAATGTTTGGAACATTGCTCACTGAATAATATCGAAATATGACCTCAGAAATACAGAAAGATACAACCTAATGTTATTTCATTGCTGATGCATACATTATTCCTTACTATTCGAAATTCAAATAGTTATACACCTTTTGATTTCACTGTGTTCTATAGGTTTTAAGATCTTTATATGAAGATCAATATCTGTTGAACTCTGTAGATGTCACCAAGCATATAACTGTACATTtagcttggattttgataattgaTCCTCAAATTCCATACTTCAATTACTAAGGAGTAGCTATCATTGCTATTTCATATTGAGAAGGCAGAgccattttcctttctttttttagcTTTGTCATTTAAAATCAGCAATTACACTTGATTACTTCATGCATCAAGTCAACCATGCTAAagcattttttaaatattttaaaaagataaTGATAAGAAAGGTTTTGAAAAAGACAGGGTAAATAAGTGGTTTGCTATACTTGGTTATTCTATCATGTATAAAAACTATGCTATATACCTAGAAAGATTGTGTAATCAACCTACACTacctattctctttttttttttccctagaTCCCCTAGAGCTTAAATTGTTGAATGGCAGCTTTTACCAGCCCAAAGCTTGTGATTTGAGTCCAGAGACAACATCGTGCTAAAATTAATACACTCTATTGCTCTTGTTTTCCTTTCTTGATTCAGGACAGTTAATATACTGGGCACTCTCCATAAAAGGTCAAGAAATGTAGCTTTGCATTCAAAAGAGATACCACTTTATATAGGTTACAAGTTGGGTTAGGAAACTCTGGCGGCTTAGCTTCTTGCATGAGAATAGGGCCAGTAGACTTTATAATTGGTTTAGTGTCGTATGAAGACTTAAGAGTCCAACATAAACAGCTCTGGAGTATTGACATATATGAGTACTTGCTGCTGAAAATATTTCCCAAGAGTGATATACCTACTTTCATGAATCTTTAATCCACCTCCATCAATTATTTATAGTTTGACACTTCGACTTGTTTGTTTCTGACTCGTAAATGCCTATACCATTTGGATTCATAACATCACTGAAGCCAACTTCATCCTTGTATGTTATGACTTACCTCATGAATTCAGGATCAAAACAGATTTTCAGCTTGCAAATTTATCCTTAGGTTGGATGGAATTAGTGTGACTTTATCCTTTTGAGTTCTTTTCTGATGGATCTCTTCCTGAGATTAGCCACGTGTCAGATTATGATGGTATCGACCCCTTTGATTAGATCCACGTATCCTACTTTACAGAGTTATatattagaagaccaagaaatgaGCCTAGATCACTGATTGATATACAGGTCATAGTGGCGAGGGTTCATGTTTAGAAGATCAATAAAAGCGCCTAGACTACCGTTTGATACACAAGATATGGCTGTGAGTACAAAGAATTAAGTTTGTGCAACTACAGAGAAACCATTTATTTGAAAAAGAGTATGCTGCTGGGGTCAAATAGTGATCATGTTCATCCTAGGATGGATCAAATGTTGATAGCACCATATTCAGACATAATCCTTATTAGACATGGAAAGCTAGATTATTCATGACAGTGACAAAACTatgggcattaatactcatagatTCTCTGTTCACTGTTTTAGTTATTCTTACCCATCCAACAAATTTCTTAAACAAGACTTGGTCATTTCATGTGATTCCATTGTAATGATGTCTATCTGCCTCTAAATGGAATGTTCTGATCTGTGGATTTCAGTTGTGACATGAAAGAGACCCTATAGACATCTATACTCAAATTACTATTTGACCCCATTTAGTGCCTGTGATCTGCTCCTGGTAAACCATCTTCTCAAGTTACTTTTAGATTTATAAGCTATCTTTAATTCCACTTAAATGTATATCAGATATGGTAAAACGAAGTGGTGTTTATGTCATTTGATGTTATCAAGCTCTATAATGTGATTGACTAATATGATTGTTTCCAGTTGCCAAGGATACACAGTTTGATTTTTGGGGATTTGTCTTTGTTATGTTTGCTGCTGTTATGAGTGGTTTCCGCTGGTCCATGACTCAGATTCTTTTGCAGGTGTGTATATGAATACTTTCTTCAAAATGATATAAGCTTCTTCATCTATTGTAAATTTTGACTTTAAAAACACAGTTAAAGTTCCAGAATTACTAATGATCTTTTTTAGGCTAAATGCAGCTgcttttcttctcttattctaaCATACATCACATTTTTTGCATGCCATTTCTGAACTCATCATGAAGAAAGAAGCTTATGGTAAGTAACCTAGCCTGCTTCTTTTAAATGATTCTAAGAGACCTACTAGAACAATATAGAATGCTATAAACCATGCACTCACCATGGATCTTGTTTGCCTGCCGTAGAATGCTTTCACGAGCACACTCCCTTTGGATTGTGCCTAATCATATTGGGTTTTATTTTGACTGAACTGTCTTTTGTTGAGTTGACCATAGCAAAATTATAGCTGTTACAGAGTTGATACTTTGAAAAACCCTTGTTTAGATCAATAAAGTTCATGTGGTTATTTTGGTCTTCTATAGGTCTAAAGAATCCAATCACTCTGATGAGTTATGTTACTCCTACCATGGCTGTAGCAACTTTAGTCCTCTCCCTAGTGATGGATCCTTGGCATGATCTTGACACAAATGCATACTTTGATAGTCCATGGCATGTTATGCTCAGCTGTCTCTTAATGCTTACTGGAGGAGCATTGGCTTTCTTTATGGTATGTGTTGAATATCCCTCATCAGCTGTGTTATTCTCAGTGATGGTATCTTGAAATTATCTTATTAGCATGACTACTCATTATGAACAAAAGTAAAAGCAGTTAAATGTTGTAACTTGCAGGTATTAACTGAATATATTCTTGTTTCAGCAACCAGTGCTGTAACTGTTTCTATAGCTGGTGTTGTCAAGGAAGCTGTTACTATTATGGTGAGAATAGATCCTTAAAATACTGCTAGTATTGTTTAATTTTGTAAGTCTGTCAGTATATTAGCATATTTGTTATAAGTTTTCCTTTCTATTTTACCTTTCTACTTGCCTTCTGCTATATAGAGTAGGAAATCATGATGACAATAAATTGGCTATTATTCTTCACTCTATGGGGAAGATATAATGAAACAAGTAGCAAATAGTGTTCACAATAAAGTGGCTATCATTAAcaatgaaaatttttaaattagaatTCCTGAAAAGAAATAGTGGAAAGCAAGGAGCCGATTTTGGCAACTGGTCTGACTGGTACGACAATGAAATACAAGGTGGTATATTAACATGTATCACCTAATATCACTGAGAAATAATAAATAATGGCTGGTCATGGGCCATGTAGGTCGGTGCCAATCTTTAGTGGGGCTGATAAGTATCAGTTAATGTGTACCATCCTGATCTTTAACTCTCAAGAGTTGTTTTCTACTTTTTATGCTTACATTAGTTTTTCATACTTGTGTTTCTCTCATTTGAAACTTATGTCATGATTTTGTATCATCTAATTATCCATCTAAACTTTAGTtttactttgctttcactatcATGTAGAAGTTCAGTTATTTAGAAGTTTTGTTAGTCATATTTTACTGATGTACTAGAGAAGAAAAAACATTATAAGATTTAAGTGCCCAACTTATATGGTTTATCAAGAAATGCTGCTGGCCTTATAATAGCATAGCACTCAAGCAGGTATACCCATCTTTTTCAGGTTTCTTTGTTCCAACGTCCTAGGTCACTTCAGTGACTTTCTTTGCTAGCCAACATTGCATGCCTTTTCTCAATTAACTAACATTTTTCCAATATTCTCATTTGGCTTCTGATTTTGCTTATATGTAGCTTACAAGACTTTGTTAGTTATAAGAATATAAATGATGTTGTTTAATTAAACTAAAAACAattattgattttagaaaatCTGTCCAGGTCGCGGTGTTTTACTTCCATGACCAGTTTACATTGATAAAGGGGATTGGACTTCTTATAATCATTACCGGTGTCAGTTTATTCAACTGCTATAAGTAAGTAAACAACTTATTTTTTGGTTTGTGGAAATATGCATTTTTTTAATGTTGCTTATAATTCATAGTGCTAGTTCATAATAATTAGTGCAATCATCTATGTTCATGATGATTATTAGCTGAATTTGGATATGCTTTATTCATTCTTTTCCTGCTTAGCATTCCCAAACCTAAATCTGAAACTCTGACTACTATTGTCATTCATTTTTGAGATAATTGTAGTCTTTCTAGCTCTCCAATtctatgtgtatatataaatttttactaATGCTAACTACTATATCATC of the Musa acuminata AAA Group cultivar baxijiao chromosome BXJ2-10, Cavendish_Baxijiao_AAA, whole genome shotgun sequence genome contains:
- the LOC135624846 gene encoding probable sugar phosphate/phosphate translocator At1g06470 isoform X1, yielding MAESDHAAQKDTEAAGTKVDEDRTMREEQRFPEDPSISHGAERPSCSVDDFCIGGTSEEAENVESSLIRGEGLGRDAATEPERQRSPYFRQRSAVPGAEGNSIGKKYVPFDVVNGLHTTQSMLKLEEVERAAESSVSKVVVLKTLFYILVWYTFSTCLTLYNKTLLGHKLGKFPAPLLMNAFHFTLQAVLSKIVGCIQSRGADVGITMTWKDYFIRVVPTALGTALDINLSNASLVFVSVTFATMCKSASPVFLLLFAFAFRLETPSYKLLGIILIISFGVLLTVAKDTQFDFWGFVFVMFAAVMSGFRWSMTQILLQKEAYGLKNPITLMSYVTPTMAVATLVLSLVMDPWHDLDTNAYFDSPWHVMLSCLLMLTGGALAFFMVLTEYILVSATSAVTVSIAGVVKEAVTIMVAVFYFHDQFTLIKGIGLLIIITGVSLFNCYKYEKLKKGQPRENEETISPSPRGAAKYVILDDMELLHDEN
- the LOC135624846 gene encoding probable sugar phosphate/phosphate translocator At1g06470 isoform X2; protein product: MAESDHAAQKDTEAAGTKVDEDRTMREEQRFPEDPSISHGAERPSCSVDDFCIGGTSEEAENVESSLIRGEGLGRDAATEPERQRSPYFRQRSAVPGAEGNSIGKKYVPFDVVNGLHTTQSMLKLEEVERAAESSVSKVVVLKTLFYILVWYTFSTCLTLYNKTLLGHKLGKFPAPLLMNAFHFTLQAVLSKIVGCIQSRGADVGITMTWKDYFIRVVPTALGTALDINLSNASLVFVSVTFATMCKSASPVFLLLFAFAFRLETPSYKLLGIILIISFGVLLTVAKDTQFDFWGFVFVMFAAVMSGFRWSMTQILLQKEAYGLKNPITLMSYVTPTMAVATLVLSLVMDPWHDLDTNAYFDSPWHVMLSCLLMLTGGALAFFMQPVL